The Azospirillum brasilense genome window below encodes:
- a CDS encoding amidohydrolase family protein — MTQNHIFDLLLRNARLRGGHAPQDIAVRGGRIVAIGPALAGAAVVEAVVEEDAGGRLVLPGLVDTHIHLDKSCLLCRCRDAGGGLKGAIAAVSGLKKEFTVEDVYERAARTLERAITQGTMHMRTHVELDPLVGLRSFEAMKRLKRDYAFAIDLSICVFPQEGMTHDPAVERLLTQALAEGADLLGGCPYTDADPSLQMERIFALAVAHDVDLDFHLDFDLDPSWSHLEEICRRTVAAGWRGRVAVGHATKLAAIDDAALGRMIALLADAGVGVTALPATDLYLNGRDANHRAPRGVAPVHKLAEGGVAVSVATNNVLNPFTPFGDGSLIRMGNLYANLMHLGPESFGDCLDMISNGAARLMRVADYGIAVGGWADMIVLDADDEADAFGGIAAPLMGFKRGRKSFVRPAATLVR, encoded by the coding sequence ATGACGCAGAACCACATTTTCGACCTTCTCTTGCGCAACGCCCGCCTGAGGGGAGGGCATGCCCCGCAGGACATCGCGGTCCGGGGGGGACGGATCGTCGCCATCGGCCCTGCCTTGGCCGGTGCCGCCGTCGTTGAGGCCGTCGTCGAGGAGGATGCCGGCGGGCGCCTCGTCCTGCCGGGGCTGGTCGATACGCACATCCATCTCGACAAGTCCTGCCTGCTCTGCCGGTGCCGCGACGCTGGCGGCGGACTCAAGGGGGCGATCGCCGCGGTGTCCGGCCTGAAAAAGGAGTTCACGGTCGAGGATGTCTATGAGCGCGCTGCCCGCACCCTGGAGCGTGCGATCACGCAGGGCACCATGCACATGCGGACGCATGTGGAACTCGACCCGCTGGTCGGCCTGCGCAGCTTCGAGGCCATGAAGCGGCTCAAGCGGGACTATGCCTTCGCCATCGATCTGTCGATCTGCGTCTTCCCGCAGGAGGGGATGACCCACGACCCGGCGGTCGAGCGGCTGCTGACCCAGGCCCTTGCGGAGGGGGCCGATCTCCTGGGCGGCTGTCCTTACACCGATGCCGATCCTTCCCTGCAGATGGAACGGATCTTCGCCTTGGCGGTGGCGCACGACGTCGATCTCGATTTCCATCTGGATTTCGATCTCGATCCCAGCTGGTCCCATCTCGAGGAGATCTGCCGGCGTACGGTGGCGGCGGGCTGGCGGGGGCGGGTCGCCGTCGGCCATGCCACCAAGCTCGCAGCCATCGATGATGCCGCGCTGGGGCGGATGATCGCGCTCCTGGCCGATGCCGGCGTGGGGGTGACGGCCTTGCCCGCGACGGATCTCTATCTCAACGGGCGGGATGCCAACCACCGGGCTCCGCGCGGGGTGGCGCCGGTTCATAAGCTGGCGGAAGGCGGCGTTGCCGTCTCGGTTGCGACCAACAATGTCCTGAATCCCTTCACGCCCTTTGGCGACGGCTCGCTGATCCGGATGGGCAATCTTTATGCGAACCTCATGCATCTGGGGCCTGAAAGCTTCGGCGACTGCCTCGATATGATCTCCAACGGGGCCGCCCGACTGATGCGGGTCGCGGACTATGGCATCGCGGTCGGCGGATGGGCGGACATGATCGTGCTCGACGCCGATGACGAGGCCGACGCCTTCGGGGGAATAGCTGCGCCCCTCATGGGGTTCAAACGCGGCCGGAAGAGTTTTGTTCGACCGGCCGCAACGTTGGTGAGGTGA
- a CDS encoding calcium-binding protein yields MDGGDGNDSLFGHGGSDTLLGSNGDDTLNGDTEADLLHGGSGYDVIYGGTTSASGNDTLIGGGSYSWGELYGGAGDGTYFHDPLPGGSIYIFDTADSNPGSADRLAFLNATLSDLQATWVNNNDLWVYLKSDINDNGQVDNGVLIENFRTNSNTVGILTIEQLQVGGTVYNFPALLGVV; encoded by the coding sequence CTGGATGGCGGCGACGGCAACGATAGCCTGTTCGGACATGGCGGGTCCGATACGCTTCTGGGCAGTAACGGCGACGATACTCTGAACGGCGACACCGAGGCGGACCTGTTACACGGTGGCAGCGGGTATGACGTGATCTACGGAGGGACGACTTCGGCATCGGGAAACGATACGCTGATCGGGGGAGGCTCTTACTCGTGGGGCGAGCTTTACGGGGGTGCCGGTGACGGCACCTACTTCCACGATCCGTTGCCGGGCGGAAGTATCTACATCTTTGACACTGCCGACAGCAATCCCGGTTCAGCAGATAGGCTTGCCTTCCTCAATGCGACGTTGAGCGATCTTCAAGCGACCTGGGTCAACAACAACGACCTATGGGTTTACTTGAAATCGGATATCAATGATAACGGCCAAGTCGACAACGGCGTTTTGATCGAGAACTTCCGCACGAATTCCAACACTGTGGGAATTTTGACGATCGAGCAGCTTCAGGTTGGTGGTACGGTTTACAATTTCCCCGCGCTTCTGGGCGTTGTCTGA
- a CDS encoding DUF4212 domain-containing protein, with the protein MTVNSADSARATQRNSYWRASLRLIMLCLVIWFVVSYGFGILLVDQMNAINLGGFKLGFWFAQQGSIYVFVVLIFFYAMRMNVIDRQHGVHED; encoded by the coding sequence ATGACAGTGAATAGTGCAGATTCAGCACGGGCGACACAACGCAACAGCTATTGGCGGGCATCGCTGCGCCTCATCATGCTCTGCTTGGTGATCTGGTTCGTTGTTTCTTATGGATTCGGCATTCTCCTTGTCGATCAAATGAACGCCATCAATCTCGGCGGCTTCAAGCTTGGCTTCTGGTTCGCGCAGCAGGGCTCGATCTATGTCTTCGTCGTCCTGATTTTCTTCTATGCGATGCGAATGAACGTCATCGACCGTCAACACGGCGTTCACGAAGACTGA
- the pgi gene encoding glucose-6-phosphate isomerase, with the protein MSALTRSPAWEALARHRQDVSTLHMRDLFDADADRFNRFSLEACGLLFDYSKNRITEETRSLLLDLARQQDVEGWRDRMFAGERINITEDRAVLHTALRNRSNRPVMVDGQDVMPEVNAVLHRMERFVRQVRDGAWTGYTGHPITDIVNIGIGGSDLGPVMVTEALTPYLHPQIGVHFVSNVDGTHISETLEWLDPETTLFVIASKTFTTQETLANAHTARRWFLESAGDPAHVAKHFVAVSTNEAEVRKFGIDPANMFGFWDWVGGRYSLWSAIGLSIALGIGMDRFYELLDGAHAMDEHFRTAPPERNMPVLMAMLGVWYVNFWGAKSHAVLPYDQYMHRFSAYLQQLDMESNGKTVDRQGARVDYATGPVVFGEPGTNGQHAFYQLIHQGTELVPADFLAPAETHNPVGDHHRILLSNFFAQPEALMRGKTADEVRAEMAKSGKPAEAIEPLVPHRVFEGNKPSNSILFKKLDPRTLGALIALYEHKVFVQGIVWAINSFDQWGVELGKQLAGKILPELQNGPTAALGHDSSTNGLIGWYRKHR; encoded by the coding sequence ATGTCAGCGCTCACCCGTTCGCCCGCCTGGGAAGCCCTGGCCCGTCACCGCCAGGACGTTTCGACCCTCCACATGCGCGACCTGTTCGACGCCGACGCCGACCGCTTCAACCGCTTCTCCCTGGAAGCCTGCGGCCTGCTGTTCGATTATTCGAAGAATCGCATCACCGAGGAGACGCGCAGCCTGCTGCTCGATCTCGCCCGCCAGCAGGACGTGGAGGGCTGGCGTGACCGCATGTTCGCCGGGGAGCGGATCAACATCACCGAGGACCGCGCCGTCCTGCACACCGCGCTGCGCAACCGCTCCAACCGTCCGGTCATGGTGGACGGCCAGGACGTGATGCCGGAGGTGAACGCCGTCCTGCACCGCATGGAGCGCTTCGTCCGGCAGGTTCGCGACGGCGCCTGGACCGGCTACACCGGCCACCCGATCACCGACATCGTCAACATCGGCATCGGCGGGTCCGACCTCGGCCCGGTGATGGTGACGGAGGCGCTGACCCCCTACCTGCACCCGCAGATCGGTGTGCATTTCGTCTCCAACGTGGACGGCACCCACATCAGCGAGACGCTGGAATGGCTGGACCCGGAGACGACCCTGTTCGTCATCGCGTCCAAGACCTTCACCACCCAGGAGACGCTGGCCAACGCCCACACCGCGCGGCGCTGGTTCCTGGAGAGCGCCGGCGACCCCGCCCATGTCGCCAAGCATTTCGTCGCCGTCTCCACCAACGAGGCGGAGGTGCGCAAGTTCGGCATCGACCCGGCCAACATGTTCGGCTTCTGGGACTGGGTCGGCGGGCGCTATTCCCTGTGGTCGGCGATCGGGCTGTCCATCGCGCTCGGCATCGGCATGGACCGCTTCTATGAGTTGCTGGACGGCGCCCACGCCATGGACGAGCATTTCCGCACCGCGCCGCCGGAGCGCAACATGCCGGTGCTGATGGCGATGCTGGGCGTCTGGTACGTCAATTTCTGGGGCGCCAAGTCCCACGCCGTGCTGCCCTACGACCAGTACATGCACCGCTTCTCCGCCTATCTCCAGCAGTTGGACATGGAGAGCAACGGCAAGACGGTGGACCGGCAGGGCGCGCGGGTGGACTACGCCACCGGCCCTGTGGTCTTCGGCGAACCGGGCACCAACGGCCAGCACGCCTTCTACCAGCTCATCCACCAGGGGACGGAGCTGGTCCCCGCCGACTTCCTGGCCCCGGCGGAGACCCACAACCCTGTCGGCGACCACCACCGCATCCTGCTGTCGAACTTCTTCGCCCAGCCGGAGGCCCTGATGCGCGGCAAGACCGCCGACGAGGTGCGCGCCGAGATGGCCAAGTCCGGCAAGCCGGCCGAGGCCATCGAGCCGCTGGTCCCCCACCGCGTGTTCGAAGGCAACAAGCCGTCCAACAGCATCCTGTTCAAGAAGCTGGACCCGCGCACGCTGGGCGCCCTGATCGCGCTGTACGAGCACAAGGTGTTCGTCCAGGGCATCGTGTGGGCCATCAACAGCTTCGACCAATGGGGCGTGGAGTTGGGCAAGCAGCTGGCCGGGAAGATCCTGCCCGAACTCCAGAACGGGCCGACCGCCGCGCTGGGGCACGACAGTTCGACCAACGGGCTGATCGGCTGGTACCGCAAGCACCGCTGA
- the mutL gene encoding DNA mismatch repair endonuclease MutL, whose amino-acid sequence MPIRMLPDTLVNRIAAGEVIERPAAAVKELVENAIDAGATRIDVVVRDGGKSLITITDDGCGMGPDELALAVERHATSKLPSDDLLDIRSLGFRGEALPSIGAVSRLTLTSRPRGADSAWALTVDAGLKGAPQPAALAQGTRVEVRDLFAAVPARLKFLKAARTEFDHIGDSIERLAMAHPGVAFTLDGDNRSPLRLSAAQGDLLDARLTRLGALMGRDFQDNAVPVQAAREGVTLAGWIGLPTLHRPTARHQNLFVNGRPVRDKLMVGAVRAAYADFLPRDRHPMLALFLDLDPQEVDVNVHPAKAEVRFRDQGLVRGLIVGALKHALAEAGHRASTTVGLATLGALRPESGVDADGNILPPSPLPYRNPAHQPAQSWGGSYGSVVPRGLADRATAFQSPHQASLPPLQGRLAGWQAAPAARPPDYSAQAAAAPPLDSHPLGAARAQVHNTYIVAQTTEGIVIVDQHAAHERLVYERMKTALLEGGVKRQALLIPELVELDEPSANRLLGRAAELAELGLAVEGFGPGCVLVREVPALLGQSDVKSLVRDLAEELAELGDALSLKERLEDVCGTMACHGSVRAGRSLSVEEMNALLRQMEATPHSGQCNHGRPTYVELKLSDIERLFGRR is encoded by the coding sequence ATGCCGATCCGTATGCTGCCCGACACGCTCGTCAACCGAATCGCCGCCGGCGAGGTGATCGAGCGGCCCGCCGCCGCCGTCAAGGAACTGGTGGAGAACGCCATCGATGCCGGGGCCACCCGCATCGACGTGGTGGTGCGCGACGGCGGCAAATCGCTCATCACCATCACCGACGACGGCTGCGGCATGGGGCCGGACGAACTGGCGCTCGCCGTGGAGCGCCATGCCACCTCCAAGCTGCCGTCCGACGACCTTCTGGACATCCGCTCGCTGGGTTTCCGCGGGGAGGCGCTGCCCTCCATCGGGGCGGTCAGCCGCCTGACCCTGACGAGCCGCCCGCGCGGCGCCGACAGCGCCTGGGCGCTGACCGTGGACGCCGGGCTGAAGGGCGCGCCGCAGCCCGCCGCGCTCGCCCAGGGCACCCGCGTCGAGGTGCGCGACCTGTTCGCCGCCGTGCCCGCCCGCCTGAAGTTCCTGAAGGCCGCGCGGACCGAGTTCGACCACATCGGCGACAGCATCGAACGGCTGGCCATGGCCCACCCCGGCGTGGCCTTCACACTGGACGGCGACAACCGCTCCCCGCTGCGCCTGTCGGCCGCGCAGGGCGACCTGCTCGACGCCCGGCTGACCCGGCTGGGCGCCCTGATGGGACGCGACTTCCAGGACAACGCCGTGCCGGTGCAGGCGGCGCGCGAGGGGGTGACGCTCGCCGGCTGGATCGGCCTGCCCACCCTGCACCGCCCCACGGCCCGCCACCAGAATTTGTTCGTCAACGGCCGCCCGGTGCGGGACAAGCTGATGGTCGGCGCGGTGCGGGCGGCCTACGCCGATTTCCTGCCGCGCGACCGCCATCCCATGCTGGCGCTGTTCCTCGACCTCGACCCGCAGGAGGTGGACGTGAACGTCCATCCCGCCAAGGCGGAGGTGCGGTTCCGCGACCAGGGCTTGGTGCGCGGGCTGATCGTCGGCGCACTGAAGCACGCGCTGGCCGAAGCCGGGCACCGCGCCTCGACCACCGTGGGGCTGGCGACGCTGGGTGCGCTGCGCCCGGAGAGCGGTGTCGACGCGGACGGAAACATCCTGCCGCCCTCCCCCCTGCCCTACCGCAACCCGGCGCACCAGCCGGCGCAATCCTGGGGTGGCAGCTACGGTTCCGTCGTGCCGCGCGGGCTGGCCGATCGGGCAACCGCCTTCCAGTCGCCCCATCAGGCGTCGCTTCCCCCCCTGCAGGGCCGACTCGCCGGCTGGCAGGCCGCGCCGGCCGCGCGCCCGCCGGACTACTCGGCGCAGGCCGCCGCCGCTCCGCCGCTGGATAGCCACCCGTTGGGGGCGGCCCGCGCCCAGGTCCACAACACCTACATCGTCGCCCAGACCACCGAGGGGATCGTCATCGTCGACCAGCACGCCGCCCACGAGCGGCTGGTCTACGAGCGGATGAAGACCGCGCTTCTGGAGGGCGGCGTGAAGCGGCAGGCCCTGCTGATCCCGGAGTTGGTGGAACTGGACGAGCCGTCGGCCAACCGCCTGCTGGGCCGCGCCGCCGAGCTGGCGGAGCTGGGTCTGGCGGTGGAGGGCTTCGGCCCCGGCTGCGTTCTGGTGCGCGAGGTCCCGGCCCTGCTGGGCCAGAGCGACGTGAAGAGCCTCGTCCGCGACCTCGCCGAGGAGCTGGCGGAACTGGGCGACGCGCTGTCCTTGAAGGAGCGGCTGGAGGACGTGTGCGGGACCATGGCCTGCCATGGCTCGGTCCGCGCCGGGCGATCCCTCAGCGTCGAGGAGATGAACGCCCTGCTGCGCCAGATGGAGGCCACCCCCCACAGCGGCCAATGCAATCACGGCCGCCCCACCTACGTGGAGTTGAAACTGTCCGACATCGAGCGGCTGTTCGGGCGACGGTGA
- a CDS encoding DUF294 nucleotidyltransferase-like domain-containing protein, with product MNAEPTDFHDFLGRHHPFDLLPPDALAEVSGNLTVRDIPRGTVVMTPGEPANTLYIVCFGAVETRSPDGDLLARLGEGECFGVRAILRGGITVNRTETIEDTRLLLMPSEMFVRLRRNHLPFAYHFAAFEGGRFQDAGNVVAETRGSDLLNKRVGNLLIRGPVTVPTDTPIRDAALTMRNERVSCVMITDGGALVGILTDRDLRNRVVAEGLSIDATVERVMTRDPLRISVTDYALDALMLMSRHNIHHVPVMRDGAVTGCLTATSVIESHTASPVFLARNVHNAESPQRVQEAMQRLPGLVHQLTESGATAHSIGHIVSALTDAVTVRLLRLAEESLGPPPVPYAWLAAGSQARQEQTALSDQDNCLLLHDSYHEQEHGAYFKALADAVCHGLNACGYVYCPGGMMAMNLQWRKPLSVWKSCFRRWIEEPEPKALMLSCVFFDLRHVHGDPGLLNELHDFVLEKTKSNRIFQTYMAGNAVSRHPPIGFFRNLVLIHGGEHDRTLDLKHNGVVPIVDIARLYALAAGSPAVNTADRLQAAAAAQALNQKTAVDLMGALEFIGITRLRHQARMAREGKPTDNFLSPVELSGFEKGHLKSAFFVVKTMQAAIASTYQLGRF from the coding sequence GTGAACGCCGAACCGACCGACTTCCACGACTTCCTGGGGCGGCACCACCCGTTCGACCTGCTGCCGCCCGACGCCCTGGCCGAGGTCAGCGGCAACCTGACCGTCCGCGACATCCCGCGCGGCACCGTCGTCATGACGCCGGGTGAGCCGGCGAACACTCTGTACATCGTCTGTTTCGGCGCCGTGGAAACCCGCAGCCCGGACGGCGATTTGCTCGCCCGGCTGGGCGAGGGCGAATGCTTCGGCGTGCGCGCGATCCTGCGGGGCGGCATCACCGTCAACCGCACCGAGACCATCGAAGACACGCGGCTGCTGCTGATGCCGTCGGAGATGTTTGTCCGGCTGCGCCGCAACCACCTTCCCTTCGCCTATCACTTCGCCGCGTTCGAGGGCGGTCGTTTTCAAGACGCCGGGAACGTGGTTGCGGAGACGCGGGGGTCCGATCTGCTCAACAAGCGCGTCGGGAATCTGCTGATCCGCGGTCCGGTGACGGTCCCGACGGACACCCCGATCCGTGATGCGGCGCTGACCATGCGCAACGAGCGGGTGTCCTGTGTGATGATCACCGACGGCGGGGCGCTGGTGGGCATCCTCACCGACCGCGATCTTCGGAACCGCGTCGTCGCCGAAGGGCTGTCCATCGACGCGACGGTGGAACGGGTGATGACCCGCGATCCGCTGCGCATATCGGTGACGGACTATGCGCTCGATGCGCTGATGCTGATGTCGCGCCACAACATCCACCATGTGCCGGTGATGCGGGATGGCGCCGTGACAGGCTGTCTGACCGCGACGTCGGTGATCGAGAGTCACACGGCTTCGCCCGTCTTCCTGGCCCGGAACGTCCACAACGCCGAATCGCCCCAGCGGGTGCAGGAGGCGATGCAGCGCTTGCCGGGGTTGGTCCATCAGTTGACCGAGTCCGGCGCCACGGCGCACAGCATCGGGCACATTGTGTCGGCGCTGACCGACGCCGTCACCGTCCGCCTGCTCCGCCTTGCTGAGGAGAGCCTCGGCCCGCCCCCGGTCCCCTATGCCTGGCTGGCCGCCGGGTCGCAGGCCCGCCAGGAGCAGACGGCGCTGTCCGACCAGGACAATTGCCTGCTCCTGCACGACAGCTACCACGAGCAGGAACACGGCGCCTATTTCAAGGCGCTCGCCGACGCCGTCTGCCATGGGTTGAACGCCTGCGGCTACGTTTACTGCCCGGGCGGGATGATGGCGATGAACCTGCAGTGGCGCAAACCGCTGTCTGTCTGGAAGAGCTGTTTCCGCCGTTGGATCGAGGAGCCGGAGCCCAAAGCGCTGATGCTGTCCTGCGTCTTCTTTGATCTGCGGCACGTCCACGGCGATCCGGGATTGTTGAACGAACTGCATGATTTTGTCCTGGAAAAGACCAAGTCCAACCGGATATTCCAGACTTACATGGCGGGAAACGCGGTTTCGCGGCACCCGCCCATCGGATTCTTCCGCAACCTCGTGCTGATCCATGGCGGCGAACACGACCGGACACTCGACCTGAAGCACAACGGCGTGGTACCGATCGTCGACATCGCCCGGCTCTACGCCCTGGCCGCCGGAAGCCCGGCCGTCAACACCGCTGACCGGTTGCAGGCCGCGGCAGCGGCACAGGCGCTCAACCAGAAGACCGCCGTGGACCTGATGGGTGCGTTGGAGTTCATTGGCATCACGCGTCTGCGTCATCAAGCGCGGATGGCTCGCGAGGGCAAGCCGACGGACAATTTCCTCTCTCCTGTAGAGTTGTCAGGTTTCGAAAAAGGCCATTTGAAAAGTGCTTTCTTCGTGGTCAAGACAATGCAGGCCGCGATAGCATCGACCTATCAACTGGGACGTTTCTAG
- a CDS encoding membrane protein produces MSEMTERDLQAVKDYLDASMAPDPVRAAKHVAPGFICRFTGHRVFDTPSGPTGFNAARYKWVKKRIERYDVVPGETETIVYSLGYLYGAWPDGTPFDNNRYVDRFVVRDGLIVETDVWNDSAEWILDPSCAR; encoded by the coding sequence ATGAGTGAGATGACCGAACGCGATCTGCAGGCCGTGAAGGATTATCTGGATGCCTCCATGGCTCCCGATCCCGTGCGCGCGGCGAAACATGTGGCCCCGGGTTTCATCTGCCGCTTCACCGGGCATCGCGTGTTCGACACGCCGAGCGGGCCGACCGGCTTCAACGCCGCCCGCTACAAGTGGGTGAAGAAGCGGATCGAACGCTATGACGTGGTGCCGGGCGAGACGGAAACCATCGTCTACAGCCTTGGCTACCTGTATGGCGCCTGGCCGGACGGCACGCCTTTCGACAACAACCGCTATGTCGACCGCTTCGTGGTGCGGGACGGGCTGATCGTCGAAACCGATGTCTGGAACGACAGCGCCGAGTGGATTCTCGACCCCTCCTGCGCGCGCTGA
- a CDS encoding GntR family transcriptional regulator — protein MAEEKRSRKTGGDRVAVICTALRRAIIERALSPGDRLPEDSLGERFGVSRTIARSALGQLAAEGLVDLRRNRIAVVAVPSFEDARDIFDIRVDLERQVVRHLAGKLTEAQVKQLKAIVEAEHQARHGAEGISIRLATEFHVRLAEMTGKPVLIRYVTEICYRAGLSLAVFSRPHSSECAVNEHLELIEAIRTGPADKACALMDEHLEAVASRALLQNSGTRSRDLMDILAPYTE, from the coding sequence ATGGCCGAGGAAAAGCGTTCGAGGAAAACCGGGGGCGACCGTGTCGCGGTGATCTGCACGGCCTTGCGGCGCGCGATCATCGAACGGGCGCTCTCACCGGGGGACCGGCTGCCGGAGGATTCGCTGGGCGAACGCTTCGGCGTCAGCCGGACCATCGCCCGCAGTGCGCTCGGGCAGTTGGCGGCGGAAGGCCTTGTCGATCTGCGCCGGAACCGCATCGCCGTGGTCGCCGTGCCGTCCTTCGAGGATGCACGGGACATCTTCGACATCCGGGTCGATCTTGAGCGTCAGGTCGTCCGGCATCTGGCCGGCAAACTGACCGAGGCCCAGGTGAAGCAGTTGAAGGCCATCGTCGAGGCCGAGCATCAGGCCCGGCATGGCGCCGAAGGGATTTCCATCCGCCTGGCGACGGAATTCCATGTCCGGCTGGCGGAAATGACCGGCAAGCCCGTTCTGATCCGCTATGTGACCGAGATCTGCTACCGCGCGGGATTGTCGCTGGCCGTCTTCAGCCGTCCCCACTCGTCCGAATGCGCGGTGAATGAGCATCTGGAACTGATCGAGGCGATCCGGACCGGCCCCGCCGACAAGGCCTGCGCCCTCATGGACGAGCATCTGGAGGCCGTGGCGTCCCGCGCGCTTCTGCAAAACTCAGGCACCAGGAGCCGGGACCTCATGGATATCCTGGCGCCCTACACCGAATAA
- a CDS encoding sodium:solute symporter family protein, which translates to MDLKTLTYLIVGASFALYFGIALYTTARSTGDFYVAGKGVHPVVNGMATAADWMSAASFISMAGLIAFLGYGGSVYLMGWTGGYVLLAMLLAPYLRKYGKFTVPEFIGDRYYSKAARLVAVVCLIFISFTYVAGQMRGVGIVFSRFMEVSVETGLIVGMGIVFVYAVLGGMKGITYTQVAQYVVLISAYTVPAVFIAFNLTGNPVPQVAMGSELTSGGYMLDRLNTLVTDLGFAAYTDGNKTTIDIFCITLVLMAGTAGLPHVIVRFFTVPKVRDARSSTGWALVFIALLYTVAPAVGAMARYNLTTTIQNGDVGVATANLEYEQRPEWFKRWEKTGLLAFQDKNGDGRIQYYNDKNPQFVEKASAWGWKGNELTVNNDIMVLANPEIANLPNWVIALVAAGGIAAALSTAAGLLLVISSSISHDLMKGALTPNITEKQELTAGRLAAAVAILIAGYLGWNPPAFVAQVVAFAFGLAAASLFPAILMGIFSRTITREGAIAGMLTGLIFTMGYILYFKGIFIAPLAADVPANWMLGISPEGIGSVGMLLNFLVAFAVSKMTAAPPRDVQELIETIRLPAGAGSAHSH; encoded by the coding sequence ATGGACCTTAAGACGCTTACCTACCTCATCGTCGGCGCCAGCTTTGCGCTGTACTTCGGGATCGCCCTCTACACCACGGCGCGCAGCACGGGCGACTTCTATGTGGCCGGCAAGGGCGTGCATCCGGTCGTCAACGGCATGGCCACGGCCGCCGACTGGATGAGCGCTGCCTCCTTCATCTCCATGGCCGGCCTGATCGCCTTCCTGGGTTATGGCGGCTCGGTCTACCTGATGGGCTGGACCGGCGGCTACGTGCTGCTCGCCATGCTGCTGGCTCCGTACCTGCGCAAGTACGGCAAGTTCACGGTGCCCGAGTTCATCGGCGACCGGTACTATTCCAAGGCCGCCCGACTGGTGGCGGTGGTCTGCTTGATCTTCATCTCCTTCACCTACGTCGCCGGCCAGATGCGCGGCGTCGGCATCGTGTTCTCGCGCTTCATGGAAGTGAGCGTCGAGACCGGCCTGATCGTCGGCATGGGCATCGTGTTCGTCTATGCGGTGCTGGGCGGCATGAAGGGCATCACCTACACCCAGGTGGCCCAGTACGTCGTTCTGATCTCCGCCTACACGGTGCCGGCGGTCTTCATCGCCTTCAACCTCACCGGCAACCCGGTGCCGCAGGTCGCGATGGGCTCGGAGCTGACCTCGGGCGGTTACATGCTCGACCGATTGAACACCCTGGTGACCGATCTGGGCTTCGCGGCCTACACCGACGGCAACAAGACGACCATCGACATCTTCTGCATCACGCTGGTGCTGATGGCGGGCACCGCCGGCCTGCCGCACGTGATCGTGCGTTTCTTCACCGTGCCGAAGGTGCGCGACGCCCGCTCGTCGACCGGCTGGGCTCTGGTCTTCATCGCGCTGCTCTACACCGTCGCCCCGGCGGTCGGCGCCATGGCCCGCTACAACCTGACCACCACGATCCAGAACGGCGACGTCGGCGTCGCCACCGCGAACCTCGAGTACGAGCAGCGCCCCGAGTGGTTCAAGCGCTGGGAGAAGACCGGCCTGCTGGCCTTCCAGGACAAGAACGGCGACGGCCGCATCCAGTACTACAACGACAAGAATCCGCAGTTCGTCGAGAAGGCGTCCGCCTGGGGCTGGAAGGGCAACGAGCTGACCGTCAACAACGACATCATGGTGCTCGCCAACCCGGAGATCGCCAACCTGCCGAACTGGGTGATCGCGCTCGTGGCCGCCGGCGGCATCGCCGCGGCGCTGTCCACAGCCGCAGGGCTGCTGCTCGTCATCTCCTCCTCGATCTCGCACGACCTGATGAAGGGGGCGCTCACCCCGAACATCACGGAGAAACAGGAACTGACGGCGGGCCGATTGGCCGCGGCGGTCGCCATCCTGATCGCCGGCTACCTCGGCTGGAATCCACCGGCCTTCGTGGCGCAGGTGGTGGCCTTTGCCTTCGGACTGGCCGCAGCGTCGCTGTTCCCGGCGATCCTGATGGGCATCTTCTCGCGGACGATCACCCGCGAGGGCGCGATCGCCGGCATGCTGACCGGCCTCATCTTCACGATGGGCTACATCCTGTACTTCAAGGGCATCTTCATCGCGCCGCTCGCCGCCGACGTTCCGGCCAACTGGATGCTCGGCATCTCCCCGGAGGGCATCGGCTCGGTGGGCATGCTTCTGAACTTCCTGGTGGCCTTCGCCGTCAGCAAGATGACGGCGGCCCCGCCGCGCGATGTGCAGGAGTTGATCGAGACCATCCGGTTGCCGGCTGGCGCCGGAAGCGCTCACAGCCACTGA